A genomic segment from Acidimicrobiales bacterium encodes:
- a CDS encoding XRE family transcriptional regulator, with product MSTSSPNTSSPNTLVDDLVRARLRAIRRHHGWSLDDLATRSGVGASTISRIETGHRSISFDVLVPLARELHVTVDELVSCDEEEDVVIRPHAVNHPGMTVWPLSRPGSATVAVKMRFEPDGAEPDPQVHPGHDWMFVLEGKVRLILGERQLDVEAGESAEFSTMTPHAIAAVDAPAEVIMVFDREGAKTHLTD from the coding sequence ATGAGCACGTCCTCCCCGAACACGTCCTCCCCGAACACCCTGGTCGACGACCTCGTCAGAGCTCGGCTGCGGGCCATTCGCCGGCACCACGGGTGGTCGCTCGACGACCTCGCCACCCGGAGTGGCGTGGGGGCATCGACGATCTCGCGCATCGAGACCGGCCATCGGTCGATCAGCTTCGATGTACTCGTTCCCCTCGCCCGGGAACTCCACGTGACCGTCGACGAGTTGGTGTCGTGCGACGAGGAGGAGGACGTCGTCATCCGACCACATGCCGTGAACCATCCGGGGATGACCGTGTGGCCGCTGTCGCGGCCCGGAAGCGCGACCGTCGCGGTCAAGATGCGATTCGAGCCGGACGGCGCCGAACCCGATCCGCAGGTTCATCCCGGCCACGACTGGATGTTTGTGCTCGAGGGAAAGGTTCGGCTCATCCTCGGCGAGCGGCAGCTCGACGTCGAAGCCGGCGAGTCGGCCGAGTTCTCGACGATGACGCCCCACGCAATCGCCGCCGTCGACGCACCCGCCGAGGTGATCATGGTCTTCGACCGTGAGGGCGCGAAGACCCACCTGACCGACTGA
- a CDS encoding VIT1/CCC1 transporter family protein produces MTASVPYTTTSDASPRDAGGDAARLQERVSTVTRGAARAAVLGVNDGLVTNVCLILAVAGASSGADEVRIAGLASLIAGAFSMAAGEWISVRSQVELFEGITGELNLLAQRNPRLLLAELTTKLEDTGLATDTAQRVATELPLEGDRFVEFTARTVFGFDPGEVGSPAVAAVSSFGLFTAGAIVPLAPWFVTSGTAAITISVVGTALASLVVGGWVSRSADRPVSQGALRQLAIVIVASIVTYGIGSLFGTVIG; encoded by the coding sequence GTGACTGCCTCCGTCCCCTACACGACGACCTCCGACGCCTCGCCCCGCGACGCCGGGGGCGACGCGGCGCGACTCCAGGAGCGGGTCTCCACCGTCACCCGCGGCGCAGCTCGGGCCGCCGTGCTGGGCGTCAACGACGGGCTGGTCACCAACGTCTGCCTGATCCTGGCCGTCGCCGGCGCGAGTTCCGGGGCCGACGAGGTCCGCATCGCCGGGCTGGCCAGCCTGATCGCCGGTGCCTTCTCGATGGCCGCCGGCGAGTGGATCTCGGTGCGAAGTCAGGTCGAGTTGTTCGAGGGCATCACCGGCGAACTCAACCTGCTGGCCCAGCGCAACCCGCGACTCCTGCTCGCCGAGCTCACCACCAAGCTCGAGGACACCGGCCTGGCGACCGACACAGCACAGCGGGTGGCCACCGAACTGCCGTTGGAGGGTGACCGCTTCGTCGAGTTCACCGCCCGCACCGTTTTCGGGTTCGACCCCGGCGAGGTGGGTTCGCCGGCCGTCGCTGCCGTCTCGTCGTTCGGCCTGTTCACGGCAGGCGCCATCGTCCCGCTCGCCCCGTGGTTCGTCACGAGCGGCACCGCCGCGATCACGATCTCGGTGGTCGGCACCGCGCTGGCCAGCCTCGTTGTGGGCGGGTGGGTCAGCCGATCGGCCGACCGTCCGGTCAGCCAGGGCGCGCTCCGTCAGCTGGCCATCGTGATCGTGGCCTCGATCGTCACCTACGGCATCGGGTCACTCTTCGGCACCGTCATCGGCTGA
- a CDS encoding bifunctional NAD(P)/FAD-dependent oxidoreductase/class I SAM-dependent methyltransferase encodes MHQHVDVIVIGGGAAGSAAALQLGGVRRSVVVVDGGEPRNAPAAHMQGYLGYDGLPPAEFLALAHAELERYGVDVLPDRVAEVDAIGDMFVVTTVGGRRWHARRILVATGLTDLLPDIPGVAEEWGRRVIHCPWCHGWEVRDQRIAVIDTAGFGVHQASIFAQLSDRVTLLSHERTLDDDETARLGLLGIGLDARPVDRVVVDGPGIAVRFADGAKLDADVAVVAPRFRANSAVVEHLVAAEPHPSGTGTYLVVDERGMTGRPGVYAAGNVADPMQQVLHAAAHGSRVATMINVDLLEGDLARLRGTNTAAEWNERYAVHESGMWSGRPNGSLEAELADTPAGRVLDVGCGEGADAVWLAGRGWQVTATDISDVAIDRARRAAADVGVTVDFAAVDGLAEAPTAGAFDLVVMCYPALSMPGGVDAMRGIADAVASGGELLVVGHEIDHQHAQAGGFDPARYLSVDDIVGVITNEFSIEVDETRDRPNPPAGAHHSRDRVLRARRVS; translated from the coding sequence ATGCACCAACACGTCGATGTCATCGTCATCGGAGGGGGAGCGGCCGGATCGGCCGCCGCCCTCCAGCTCGGCGGGGTCCGTCGCTCCGTCGTGGTCGTGGACGGGGGCGAGCCCCGCAACGCGCCGGCCGCCCACATGCAGGGCTATCTCGGCTACGACGGGCTCCCTCCTGCCGAGTTCCTTGCGCTCGCCCACGCCGAACTCGAGCGCTACGGCGTCGACGTCCTGCCCGATCGGGTGGCCGAGGTCGACGCGATCGGTGACATGTTCGTCGTCACGACGGTGGGAGGCCGGCGCTGGCACGCCCGCCGGATTCTGGTCGCCACCGGCCTCACCGATCTGCTGCCCGACATCCCCGGTGTCGCCGAGGAGTGGGGCCGTCGGGTCATCCACTGTCCGTGGTGTCACGGCTGGGAGGTGCGGGATCAGCGCATCGCAGTGATCGACACCGCCGGATTCGGCGTGCACCAGGCGTCGATCTTCGCGCAGCTCAGCGATCGGGTGACGTTGCTCTCACACGAACGCACGCTCGACGACGACGAGACGGCGCGTCTCGGCCTACTCGGCATCGGCCTCGATGCCCGGCCGGTCGACCGCGTGGTCGTCGACGGCCCCGGCATCGCCGTGCGGTTCGCCGACGGGGCGAAGCTCGACGCCGATGTCGCCGTTGTCGCTCCTCGATTCCGCGCCAACAGCGCGGTGGTCGAGCACCTCGTCGCCGCCGAGCCGCACCCGTCGGGCACCGGTACGTACCTGGTGGTCGACGAGCGGGGCATGACGGGTCGCCCAGGGGTCTATGCGGCCGGCAACGTCGCCGACCCGATGCAGCAGGTCCTGCACGCGGCGGCCCATGGGTCGCGGGTCGCGACGATGATCAACGTCGATCTCCTCGAAGGCGACCTGGCCCGACTTCGTGGAACGAACACGGCGGCCGAATGGAACGAGCGCTACGCCGTTCACGAATCAGGCATGTGGAGTGGACGACCCAACGGTTCGCTGGAAGCGGAGCTCGCCGACACGCCCGCAGGCCGCGTGCTCGACGTCGGTTGTGGCGAGGGTGCGGACGCGGTCTGGCTGGCGGGTCGTGGATGGCAGGTCACCGCCACCGACATCTCCGACGTGGCGATCGATCGGGCGCGACGGGCCGCCGCCGACGTCGGGGTGACGGTCGATTTCGCAGCCGTGGACGGTCTCGCGGAGGCGCCGACTGCCGGCGCGTTCGACCTGGTGGTGATGTGCTATCCGGCACTGTCGATGCCGGGTGGCGTCGATGCCATGCGGGGGATCGCCGACGCGGTTGCGTCCGGCGGCGAACTGCTCGTGGTCGGCCACGAGATCGATCATCAGCACGCACAGGCCGGCGGGTTCGATCCGGCCCGCTACCTCTCTGTCGACGACATCGTGGGTGTGATCACGAACGAGTTCTCGATCGAGGTCGACGAGACTCGCGACCGCCCGAACCCGCCGGCCGGCGCGCACCACAGCCGCGACCGTGTCCTGCGGGCCCGCCGGGTGTCCTGA
- a CDS encoding GntR family transcriptional regulator produces MSAITRQTTSEHVVREIRRQIWTGELRGGDRLAQEDLAAAMRVSRIPIREALILLAGEGAIRMTPHRGAFVEPLTEAGVADHYELFGHVDGFALRRAIERAAPVALAALSGDMVSAGSVDLPNPMQHLVIGTRARIHELGGSARFQAVARGLIGLVPGNFFEEVPGALEVARRRLPDAGIAIGGGDTDRAVEAYDSMMREHGVLVRDVLRRRGVLA; encoded by the coding sequence GTGAGCGCGATCACCCGGCAGACCACGAGCGAACATGTCGTGCGCGAGATCCGCCGTCAGATCTGGACCGGCGAACTACGCGGCGGCGACCGTCTTGCCCAGGAGGATCTGGCCGCGGCGATGCGCGTCAGCCGCATTCCCATCCGGGAGGCCCTGATCCTGCTCGCCGGCGAGGGGGCGATTCGCATGACACCGCACCGTGGGGCCTTCGTCGAGCCGCTGACCGAGGCGGGGGTGGCGGACCACTACGAGCTGTTCGGTCATGTCGACGGCTTCGCCCTGCGTCGAGCGATCGAGCGAGCAGCGCCCGTCGCGCTGGCCGCACTCTCCGGCGACATGGTCTCCGCCGGTTCGGTCGACCTCCCGAACCCGATGCAACACCTCGTCATCGGTACGCGAGCGAGAATCCACGAGCTCGGCGGCTCGGCGCGATTCCAGGCCGTGGCCCGGGGTCTCATCGGGCTCGTCCCCGGCAACTTCTTCGAGGAGGTGCCCGGTGCCCTCGAGGTCGCTCGTCGGCGCCTACCCGACGCGGGTATCGCGATCGGCGGGGGCGACACCGATCGAGCCGTGGAGGCGTACGACTCGATGATGCGCGAGCACGGGGTCCTCGTGCGCGACGTGCTGCGGCGTCGAGGTGTCCTGGCCTGA
- a CDS encoding LLM class flavin-dependent oxidoreductase: protein MKFSLIYEAQTANPTREGDHQVFAEVLEQALLAEELGFDTIWAVEHTALSMYAHMSAPETFLAYLAGATTRIGIGHGVICLPPKMNHPVKVAERCATLDILSGGRLHVGFGKGGTEQEAGTFGYAKADLPPMIDEAMRLVPRLWVEDIVEHHGEFIDLPPRPIHPKPLQDPHPPLYQACTQTSTLADAGGRGIGALVLGFGGPEQVAEKNAVYREAFRNRDLAQQVGLRPTEHLAALCPTVVLDDGQEARRLGIRGQRFFMESIGHWSSAGATPLPDPDSWDAELGSDGSGPAGVVEASVGSEKVTLDLSDPAMALHNANHGYGTVEDCIGYVTRLVEAGADEILFLCQMGTIPQAAQIETLHHLGEEVLPYFREGRGRALVDAQVAAR, encoded by the coding sequence TTGAAGTTCTCGTTGATCTACGAAGCCCAGACCGCGAACCCCACCCGCGAGGGCGATCATCAGGTGTTTGCCGAGGTACTCGAACAGGCGCTGCTGGCCGAGGAACTGGGCTTCGACACGATCTGGGCCGTCGAGCACACCGCCCTCAGCATGTACGCCCACATGTCGGCGCCCGAGACCTTCCTCGCCTACCTGGCCGGCGCCACCACCCGTATCGGCATCGGCCACGGGGTGATCTGTCTCCCGCCGAAGATGAACCATCCGGTGAAGGTGGCCGAACGCTGCGCCACGCTGGACATCCTGTCGGGCGGCCGTCTCCATGTGGGCTTCGGCAAGGGCGGCACCGAGCAGGAGGCGGGAACCTTCGGCTACGCGAAGGCCGACCTGCCCCCGATGATCGACGAGGCGATGCGCCTCGTCCCCCGCCTGTGGGTCGAGGACATCGTCGAGCACCACGGCGAATTCATCGACCTGCCGCCGCGGCCGATCCATCCCAAGCCGCTACAGGACCCCCATCCACCGCTGTACCAGGCGTGCACACAGACATCGACGTTGGCCGACGCCGGCGGTCGCGGCATCGGTGCCCTGGTGCTCGGCTTCGGCGGTCCCGAACAGGTGGCCGAGAAGAATGCCGTCTATCGAGAGGCGTTCCGGAACAGAGACCTCGCGCAACAGGTCGGACTCCGACCGACCGAGCACCTCGCCGCGCTCTGTCCGACCGTGGTTCTCGACGACGGCCAGGAGGCACGACGCCTCGGCATCCGTGGCCAGCGTTTCTTCATGGAGTCGATCGGGCACTGGAGCAGCGCGGGGGCGACACCGCTCCCGGACCCCGACTCGTGGGATGCCGAGCTCGGCTCGGATGGATCCGGCCCCGCGGGAGTCGTCGAGGCGTCCGTCGGCTCGGAGAAGGTGACGCTGGATCTGTCGGACCCGGCGATGGCACTGCACAACGCGAACCACGGCTACGGCACCGTGGAGGACTGCATCGGCTACGTGACCCGCCTCGTCGAGGCCGGCGCCGACGAGATCCTCTTCCTGTGCCAGATGGGCACCATCCCTCAGGCGGCGCAGATCGAGACGCTGCACCACCTGGGCGAGGAGGTGCTGCCGTACTTCCGCGAGGGCCGCGGTCGCGCGCTGGTCGACGCGCAGGTCGCCGCCCGCTGA